Proteins from a single region of Terriglobales bacterium:
- a CDS encoding DUF488 domain-containing protein yields MATVFTIGHSTRSQEDFLALLKAHGIARLVDIRAFPASRRHPQFNREAMQRWLAEAGVEYVWEKDLGGRRGKGLPDSPNKGLRNDSFRNYADYMLTPGFRAAAERVVALAAERPTAIMCAEAVYFQCHRMLVSDYLVAHGHEVLHITDAKKARPHKATAEGRMVDAKWVYPGLF; encoded by the coding sequence ATGGCGACCGTTTTCACCATCGGACACTCCACCCGCTCGCAGGAAGACTTCCTTGCGCTGCTCAAGGCGCATGGGATCGCGCGGCTGGTGGACATCCGGGCGTTCCCGGCGTCGCGGCGGCATCCGCAGTTCAACCGCGAGGCCATGCAGCGGTGGCTTGCCGAGGCGGGCGTGGAGTACGTGTGGGAGAAGGACCTGGGCGGGCGCCGCGGCAAAGGCTTGCCGGACTCTCCCAACAAGGGCCTGCGCAACGACTCGTTCCGCAACTACGCCGACTACATGCTGACGCCGGGGTTCCGGGCGGCGGCGGAGCGCGTGGTCGCGCTCGCTGCCGAGCGGCCGACCGCCATCATGTGCGCCGAGGCGGTGTACTTCCAGTGCCACCGCATGCTGGTGTCGGACTACCTGGTCGCGCACGGGCATGAGGTCCTGCACATCACCGATGCGAAGAAGGCACGCCCGCACAAGGCGACCGC